AGTAAATGTCTGTGTAGCGTTCAATTCGCGAATCTTCAGATTCACACGCTGCCAAAAAGACTATGAACAGAATTGCCGATATTATTATTCTCATTTTGTAAAAGTTTTATATTTTCAACATATTTTTCAATATCAAATTTACGCTTTAATCCCGAATCATTCATAAAACGAATTTTGCCAAAGACCTGCCGTTCGCTCCAAGCACGGTCATGAACTCCGCCGATTGACCATGCAATGCCCGTATAGCCGTTCGGGTCACAGCCGTCCTTAGCATATTTATCATTCAAAATAATTGCAAAATCCAAAGCTTCTTCGGGCGAGCGAGTCCATTCCAAAATTTTCTTAGCCCAATACATTCGCATATATCCATGCATTTTGCCCGTAATCACCATCTCTTTTTGTGCAGCATTCCAGTATTTGTCATGCGTTTCGGCATTTTCAAATTGCTCGAAAGAATAGAGATACTCCCGCACGTCGTGTCGATGTTCGTTCAAAGTGCTCTGAGCCCAAGTATGAAAGCCCGTGAAATTGTTATAATTCGGATTATAATAGCAAAAATTATCCGATAATTCCTTACGAATGATGAGCTCTTCGAGGAAAGCAGCTTTTGAATCGGGTTTAGCATCTACTTTATGGACTTCCAGAGCCACGCGCTGTGCAGAAATCATCCCAAAATGAAGATAGGGCGATAGTCCCGATTGGAAATTCAGCGAAGGGTCGTTCCGCAATTCGGCATAGGTATCCAATTTATTTTCGATGAATTGGGACAATTTAATTTTTGCTTTCGTTTCACCGCTTGAAAGTTCCTTGTCGCCATCAAAGAAGTTTTCAAATGAACAAATTTCGGCAGTGCCGTAAGGATGAATCTGCAATTGCGGACATTCAGTTAAATAGATTGGCAATAATTTTGTAATTTTCGGGCGAATCGTATAAGCCGCAAATTCGAGCTTTGGCGATGCAAGCCACAGCGGGACAACATTATGAGCATCAACTTCGTAAATCGGGACGGTGGCAATTTCACAGAATCTACTTTTCAGGGCTCTGTTATATTTCAATGGTGAAAAATCTGTAACTAGGCAACAGACCTTATTCGATTTTGAAAATTCTGCAAATGTTTTGGTTGATTCTCCATTTAGAAATTCAAAGCTCAAATTGAAATCTTTGCAATTCGATGCCAGTTCTTGCAATCCGTAAAGCAAGAACGGCTTTTGCCGCTGGGAAACACCGATAAAATCACCATCGAAAATTATTCGCAAATGTCGCTTCTTAGCGATTGCAATTGATTGGGCGAACAACAAAGCCGCGTTATCGTGTAATCTGCAGTCACGGCTCATCCAATAAACAACATCTCCGTTGCCCTCAATTCCTTGATTTATCAGCCTTACCCTATCTTCTATGTTGAAATCGTCTATCATATTAAGTTAATGACGGAGTGGAGACGGAACAATTTATTCTATGTCATATCATTATAAATAAGTAATTTTGAGATTGTAATTTTGTAAATAATAGAGTTTTTATTATGCTAATGTCGAAATCTGAAAGCTACGAAAAATTGAAAAATCATTTCAATTTGATGGAAAGTATGCATTTGAGGCAATTATTTGCGAAAGATGCCGATAGATTCGAGCGTTTCTCAATTCGTTGGGAGCAATTTCTGTTCGATTATTCTAAAAATCTTGTCACAAGCGAAACTCTCGATTTGTTGGTTGGATTGGCTCGCGAAGCGAATTTGAGCGAAAAAATCGAATCTCAGTTCAAGGGCGAGAAGATTAATATTACTGAAAATCGGGCGGTGCTGCATACAGCATTACGCAACAGAAGCGACGAACCGGTATATTTTGAAGGTGTTGATGTAATGCCCGGCATCAGAAAGGTTCTCGAGCAAATGCAGCTATTTACAAATGATATTCATAGTGGCAAATTACGCTCCTACACAGACAAAACATTCACTGATGTAGTCAATATCGGCATAGGCGGTTCGGATTTAGGACCAAAAATGGTGTGCAGCGCACTCAAAAAATATGCTTCCGGCAAAATCAATATTCATTTCGTATCTAACGTTGATGCAACTGATATCGAGGAAACCTTGCGGAAACTTAAACCCGAAACTACGCTGTTTGTAATCGCCTCCAAAACATTCACAACTTGGGAAACGCTGACAAATGCAAATTCTGCCAAAGCGTGGTTTTTGAATTCAGGTGCGTCTAAAGCCGATATTGCGAAGCATTTTGTGGCACTTTCGACAAATCACAAAGCTTGCAACGAATTTGGAATCCCAAGTGAAAACATGTTTGAATTCTGGGATTGGGTCGGCGGGCGATTTTCCTTATGGTCTGCAATCGGGCTGCCAATCGCACTTTACATCGGTTTCGATAATTTTCAAGAATTGCTAACCGGTGCTTATAAAATGGATACACATTTTCGCAACAAACCTTTTGAGCAAAATATCCCTGTCCTGATGGCATTGTTGGGCATTTGGTATGTGAATTATTGGGGATTTAGCTCCCATGCCTTGATTCCATACGACCAATATTTGGAACGCTTTTCGGAATTTTTGCAGCAACTCGATATGGAAAGCAACGGCAAGCGAGTTTCCCGTGATGGAATCGAACTTGATTATGCCACAGGTCCCGTGATTTGGGGAACAATCGGTACCAATTCGCAACATTCATTTTTCCAACTAATGCACCAAGGCACCGCGACAATTCCGGCTGATTTCATAGCATTTGCACAATCTCTGAATCCGACTGCCGAGCATCATAATATACTTATGTCAAATTTCTTTGCTCAAACTGAAGCAATGATGATGGGTAAAAATGCTGATGAAGTCAAACTCGAACTCAGTGCTGCAAATTTGAGCGAAAGTGAAATAAATAAATTATTGCCTCATAAATTATTTCCGGGCAACAAACCCACAAATACGCTATTGATTGATAAATTGACACCCGAATCATTAGGGATGTTGATTGCAATTTACGAACATAAGGTGTTTGTGCAAGGTGTAATTTGGGATGTAAATTCCTACGACCAATGGGGAGTGGAATTAGGCAAACAATTAGCAAAATCAATATATCCCGAATTGGATAATAAAATTAAAACTCAATCTCATGACGGCTCGACAAATGGACTTATTAATCATTATAATTCAATTGGATAGCTATTATTAATGAGAGTAAAAGCTAAATACATAAAATATTTATTTCTAACTATCGGATTGATATTATTCGTCGGAGCTTGCACTAACCGTCCGAATGATTATACTGCAAATCCGCTTAATATTTTATTTATTGGCAATAGCTTGACTCACTCAAACGGCGGGCTTGATAAAATACTAACCAAAATGTTTGACAGCACCGATACACCGCTCAAAATCCGTTCAATGAGGATTGCTCCCGGCGGGGAGCGTCTTTCGGGGCACTATCGTAAAGGCGATGCAGTTGTTCAGATTAAAAGCATCAAATGGGATTACGTTGTTTTGCAGGAATACAGCACTTCTCCTTTGACTGAACAGAGAAAGTTTTTACAATTATGCGAAGGTTTTCGAAAGAATCATACGTGGGACAAATGCCAAGACAATATTTTTCATGACTTGGGAATACAAAGACGACCCGGGAATGGCGGCAATGCTTGCAGGTTCATACACTGCAATAGCCGACGAACTCGGATGCGAAGTCGTTCCCGTGGGCTTAGTATGGAACAAAGTTCGTAACGAACGCCCCGATTTAGACCTATATACCGATTTCAAGCACCCTAATAATGTAGGTGGCTATTTATCAGCTTGCGTTTTTTATTCATTTTTGACAGATTTGAATGCAAATGAAAGCAGTTACACGATGGGCATTGACCCCGAAATAGCCGATTATATCCAAAACATTGCATTTGATACCGTAAAAGAATGGAAAAAGCAATATGAATAGATTTTTACCCAATGTCCCGGACCATAGCAAAGAATCGCCCAGATTGCACTTCATTGACCTGGTGAGAGCGTATGCTATTTTGATGATGGTGCAAGGGCATATGATTGATGCTACGCTTGCAATGGAATTTCGTGATACCGGGGATTTTTTCTATAATTTATGGAATCATATGAGGGGAATCACTGCCCCCGTCTTTTTCTTTGCTTCGGGCACTATTTTTACATATTTATTAATGCGTAAAAAAGTAAAATTCACTGAAAATGAACGAGTAGGCAAAGGGCTGAAAAGATTTGTAATACTTATATTTCTTGGATATTTACTCAGATTTAATTTTGATATCCTTGCCAATCTCCATGATTTGGATTTTATGAAATTCAGGTACTCTTTTGCTGCTGATGTATTGCATTGTATCGGAATTTCCATTTTAACTATAATTACATTTTATATAATCCATCAAATTACGCGAATTCCAATTTGGATATTTTTAAGTTTATCGGCATTATCGCTATTTTATTTTTATCCTTCAACTTTAGATGTTGACTGGTTGGCTATTTTCCCATTGCCGATAGCCACTTATTTTACAAGAGATTTTGGAGCCAATTTCACAATTATTCCTTGGATGGGATTCAGTTTATGGGGTGCGCTTTTGGGCTATATATTATCCAAAAATGTCAATATTGCATTTAATTATATCTTTACTTTCGTTATCCTCGCTTTAGGGTTGATATTGCATTACGGTTCGGGTGGCATTTTAGAAATTTTATTCAAATTAACCGGCGATATGAATTTGAAATATCTACTCTTTAATAATTTTCTTTTCTATCATTTGGGTAATACTTTAATTATTTGCGGTGTTATTTCATTCATAGCAAATTCAGTGAAAATACCCAAACTATTGGCTAAAACAGGGCAAAAGACGATGATGATATACGTTGTACATATTTTCATTATTTACGGTACGGCTCTGAATAATGGATTTATGCACTATTACAAATATTCATTTGTACCTTGGCAGAGCATTTTAGCTGCTGTTTTGTTAATCATTTTCTTTTTAGTTTTAGTGAAATATATTGATGGATTGAAACAATCATCTAAAGATTTATTTCAAAAAATTAAAAGCAAATTACATAACTAATTTTGTTCTATTTTCAATGTTATTTTCTATGTTATTTTCTATGTAATTTTCTAATTCATACAATCGGTTCATCATTTGAGAAGCTAATTCAAAAGCCTGCGGGTCGCTTCTGATAATTTCGTTTATGTCTCGCCCGACGCTTTCGCTATCAACTGCGTTGTTCATTGCTTCGATTAATTTTGATATTTCAGTAATAGTTTTACAGTAATTTTGAGTTAATTTCAGCGAGCTATCCAAATCATTTTCGCTTTTGAGGGAGTCTTCTGTCAATTTATTAAAATTCAGATTCAGCTTGATAAGTATAGCTAAATTCTTAGCTTTTAGATCTTTGATATTATTATTTATATTTTTCTTTGCCATAACGATACAAAATTATTATAGCATAAACGCAATATCAAATCAAACTTATAAAATCGATTTTATTATCATTTATTTAAATTTGTAATATGCTTCAAAAGCACATTTGCGGCATTAAATTCGGGCAAATAAAGCAATGCTAATTCACAACATTTGCGAGCAACGAGAGTTTGATCTTTTGATAAATACATATTGGCGAGTGCAAGTGCAGTATTTGCCGAAAGAAATTTAGTCAAATTTCCGCATTTGAGAGCATTTTCGAGGCATTCAATTGCTCGCTCATACATTTTCATCTGATAAAGTGTATTGCCCAACTGATACCAAGTATATCCATTTTCAGGCTCTTGGCGAATGTGTTCGGTTAAAATATTAAGATTTTTCCCGACTTTTATATTCATTTCGGCTTTGCTGATTGCATAACCTTCATGATTTATAATAATTTCGGATTCAATAATATCGAAACCCTTTTCATAAATAGATGGTGAAATTTGCTCGTGAATTTTGCCGAAAAAGTGCAAATCGGGATAACCCAAATTACGAAAAAGTCGCGGATATTTCCCTTTATATGTAGCTATTGAGCCGTCATCCTCGGTATATTTACTAATAATAGTAGTGATAAATCCACCGATTTCGGGTTTGGCTTTGCTAATTAATTTTCTGATAAACGATTGACTGTCGGGCGATAATCTTTCGTCGGCATCAATGTACAAAATCCATTGCCCTGTCGCATATTTTAGCGATTCGTTTCTTGCGATTGCGAAATCGTCGCACCATTCAAAATCATGCACTTCGGCACCGTAAGCCAAAGCAATTTCTTTAGTTTTATCAGTAGAACCTGTATCAACGATTACGATTTGGTCAACAATGTTTTTCAGGCTTTCGAGGCATCCGGGTAAATCATTTTCTTCATTTTTTACAATCATCGCCGCCGAAAGCAGCTTTGCATCAGTTAACTCCACGTAAAACCCTCCACTCATTCATGTTCAGCATTTTATCCAAAACAAATTCTTCCTTTTTACCGCCGGGCTTTGCTATTTTGAATGCTATCATTCCGATTCCCTTAGCGAAATATAAATCGGTCATATTATACTCCGACATTGCAGATTTGTATAATTCGCCGCTTCCATCTTGTGTGATATGTGCCGCAGGATAATCAACTCCTTGGTAATTGTAATTAACAAAAGCATTTTGAAACATTCTTTCGATTTTGAATTCATTATTTTCCAATTTTGCTGAAAAATGCGACGGTTCGGTGAAATCCCAGAAAAAGGACATTTCGGACTTTATGTCAATATAAGTGACAATACTATCCAAATTGACGCCAAATTCGACTACTTCAGCCCTTTCCTCAGTCAATAATTCTTTAGCACTTGTGAGCAATATAAATTCAGCATCGAACATTTCGATATACATATATTGCTTCCCGGATTCAATTCTAGATTTGAGTGCCACAAAAAAATTTCTATTGAAAGTTTCGCTTGACCGAAAAGCGTAAACATTGCCACGTTCTAAATCGTGTACCGGGTAATAATACAGACGCAAATTCGTACTTGATACGCAACTCGCAAGCGTTAGAAAAACGATAAAAAATATGTTACTATATCGTTTCATTGTAATTCAACTTATCGTAAGAAGCTAAATACTGTCCATTCATCAAAACTTCGGGCACAACTATATTGCATTCGACGTAACGAGCTTTTACACCTGCTTCCAGAAACATAGCCCGCGTTTTTTGGTATGATTCTATCCATTTTCCGTTTGTATGGACGTCATAGAAATCTTGACCATTTTGGTGAATTATAACGTCGGAAATACCTGTTTGGATAATTGCACGAGCACAATCAGTACAAGGAGTCCATGGGACGTAAAGTTTGCAACCCTTTAACTGAGTGCCGCGACGTGCTGCATTGTAAATAGCATTTCTTTCGGCGTGTTCAATCCAATAATATTTTTCACCACCATCGCGAGACAGTCGCTTATTTTCAGTATCGGATTCAATACCACGAGGCAATGAATTATAGCCCGTCGAAACAAGCACATTGTCGCTGTCAACTATCACCGAGCCCACGTGAGTAGCAGGGTCTTTGCTTCTCATGCCGATTAAATAACACATTGTGATATATAGTTGGTCCCAATCAGGTCGTTTGTTCATCTGTCGCCCTAAATTATCATTAAATAATTCTGCAATATCCTACTTGACAAATTTATAAAATATTTTTGTCAAATCATAAAAAAGCTAATCTTATTTTCGGAATACTTCAATTTTTCCGGACTGCAAATTGGAAGTTTTGCTCGGGTCGTCAATATTATACATTTCGGCGGTGAACTCTGCAAATATTTTAGCTTGGTCATATTGCTCAAATCTGATGCGAAATGATTCGCTACGGTAATTTTGCTTCGTCGTGCCGTCAATAGTCACTATGATATAATTTCCACCGTCCAAATTCATATACTCACCGACAATGATTTCATCATAAATTGCAATTAGAAATGAATGTTGCCTGTTGCCGCTTCTCATCGAACTCGTAACGTCAAATGCTTGGTTGATAGTCTTCTCGTTAGCTTTGATGCTCGTCGAAATAAATTGCAGTTGCACATCTCCCGACAGATTGAATGTCACAAAGCCCGTATCGCCTTCCGGTCCTGCACTTGGCGAACAAGACAACAAAATCAGCAATATGGCAATCAATCCTATAAACTTCATTACAAATCTCCGAGTTGTGGTTTAATTTTTATTTCTTCTATCATCAACTCCGGATTGGCTATCAAAATTGCCAAATTCGCTGCGACAGCATCTGCTACGGCAGCCGAGGAAATCATCTTTTGCGAGAATTTGTCAAGTGCTGATTGGCTCCAAATATTAGAGACCGTTGCCCCGAGAATTAAATCTACCACTTTTACACCGCTATGCCTTATTTCCTTACGCAGTGTGTCCGACAATGCCTTCAAACCGGCTTTAGTCGCGGTATAAGCACCACAAGAAGTGAAAATTTCATTGATTGTAACGGAATTGATATTTAGAATTATCCCCGAATGTTGCTCGACCATTATTTTCCCGAAATCACGCATCAAGAGGAATGCTCCACGTAAATTTGTGTTCATCATTTCGTCGAATGATTCAATCGTAGTTTCAAATATTGGTTTGAAATTGCCAACTCCTGCGTTATTGACAAAAATATCAATTTGTCCGTGAACGGAGATGATGTGTTGCACTAACTCGCGAACGGATTGCTCGGAATTCAAATCGCAATCTACCAATTCAAATCGCCCGTCTTTCATTGCATTTTTGTCGAAATCCTCACGGTTTTGGTAGGAATCGGCAGTTTTAGAGCCGAATCCAATCACTTTCGCTCCGCACGAAATGAATTCGTTCGCCATCGCCAATCCAATTCCACTTGTTACGCCACTAATACAAATAATCTTATCTTTTAAAATTTCTTTCATAATTTTGCCAAATCAATAATTGTAAATTTAAATAATGTAAATAAAATGACAACCGAAAGCAAGGATATTGTATCGAAAAAGCGGATTTTATTAGAGCGACTGTTTGCCAAGCTGAGACTTGGCATCAAACCGGGATTGGAGCGGACATTACAGCTTTCGGAATTTGTGGGTTCGCCGCATAAGAAAATCAAGTCAGTACATATCGCAGGAACCAATGGCAAAGGCTCCGTTGCATCCGTAATTGCATCGGTTTTGACGGAATCCGGCTTGAAAACGGGGCTATATACTTCGCCACATCTTGTGGATTTTAACGAACGAATCCGAATAAACGGGAAAATAATTAGCGACGAAGAAATCGTAAATTATACTGAAGAATTGCTCGATTTTGCAGAATCAATTGATTGCACGTTTTTCGAAATAACAACAGTAATGGCATTCAAATATTTTGCGGATAATCAGACAGACATTTGCGTAATCGAAACCGGAATGGGCGGGAGATTCGATTCGACCAATATTCTCGAGCCGCTGCTATCCATCATCACAAGCATTGGAATTGACCACACGGAATTTTTGGGCGATACGAAAGAGCTCATTGCATTTGAAAAAGCCGGAATTATTAAGGCTAAGACGCCTTGTATAATCGGAGAATCCGCTGTGGAACTTGCTCACGTTTTTCAAAATGCAGCTAAAAAAGCAAATACTGAATTGATTTTTGCCGGAGATATATACAATTTTGAGAATATTTCATACAATTCAAATTTCAAAACATCTGCGAGAGCTGTTTCGGCGAAGAGAAGTTTCGACATTGTGAGCGTTTTGCCGGGCAATCATCAATTAAGCAACCTGAAAAGCTCACTTACTGCAATAGATTTGCTCATGGATTTGGG
The Candidatus Kapaibacterium sp. DNA segment above includes these coding regions:
- a CDS encoding DUF1624 domain-containing protein, which codes for MNRFLPNVPDHSKESPRLHFIDLVRAYAILMMVQGHMIDATLAMEFRDTGDFFYNLWNHMRGITAPVFFFASGTIFTYLLMRKKVKFTENERVGKGLKRFVILIFLGYLLRFNFDILANLHDLDFMKFRYSFAADVLHCIGISILTIITFYIIHQITRIPIWIFLSLSALSLFYFYPSTLDVDWLAIFPLPIATYFTRDFGANFTIIPWMGFSLWGALLGYILSKNVNIAFNYIFTFVILALGLILHYGSGGILEILFKLTGDMNLKYLLFNNFLFYHLGNTLIICGVISFIANSVKIPKLLAKTGQKTMMIYVVHIFIIYGTALNNGFMHYYKYSFVPWQSILAAVLLIIFFLVLVKYIDGLKQSSKDLFQKIKSKLHN
- a CDS encoding deaminase yields the protein MNKRPDWDQLYITMCYLIGMRSKDPATHVGSVIVDSDNVLVSTGYNSLPRGIESDTENKRLSRDGGEKYYWIEHAERNAIYNAARRGTQLKGCKLYVPWTPCTDCARAIIQTGISDVIIHQNGQDFYDVHTNGKWIESYQKTRAMFLEAGVKARYVECNIVVPEVLMNGQYLASYDKLNYNETI
- a CDS encoding glycosyltransferase, producing MELTDAKLLSAAMIVKNEENDLPGCLESLKNIVDQIVIVDTGSTDKTKEIALAYGAEVHDFEWCDDFAIARNESLKYATGQWILYIDADERLSPDSQSFIRKLISKAKPEIGGFITTIISKYTEDDGSIATYKGKYPRLFRNLGYPDLHFFGKIHEQISPSIYEKGFDIIESEIIINHEGYAISKAEMNIKVGKNLNILTEHIRQEPENGYTWYQLGNTLYQMKMYERAIECLENALKCGNLTKFLSANTALALANMYLSKDQTLVARKCCELALLYLPEFNAANVLLKHITNLNK
- a CDS encoding deoxyribodipyrimidine photo-lyase gives rise to the protein MIDDFNIEDRVRLINQGIEGNGDVVYWMSRDCRLHDNAALLFAQSIAIAKKRHLRIIFDGDFIGVSQRQKPFLLYGLQELASNCKDFNLSFEFLNGESTKTFAEFSKSNKVCCLVTDFSPLKYNRALKSRFCEIATVPIYEVDAHNVVPLWLASPKLEFAAYTIRPKITKLLPIYLTECPQLQIHPYGTAEICSFENFFDGDKELSSGETKAKIKLSQFIENKLDTYAELRNDPSLNFQSGLSPYLHFGMISAQRVALEVHKVDAKPDSKAAFLEELIIRKELSDNFCYYNPNYNNFTGFHTWAQSTLNEHRHDVREYLYSFEQFENAETHDKYWNAAQKEMVITGKMHGYMRMYWAKKILEWTRSPEEALDFAIILNDKYAKDGCDPNGYTGIAWSIGGVHDRAWSERQVFGKIRFMNDSGLKRKFDIEKYVENIKLLQNENNNIGNSVHSLFGSV
- the pgi gene encoding glucose-6-phosphate isomerase; this encodes MSKSESYEKLKNHFNLMESMHLRQLFAKDADRFERFSIRWEQFLFDYSKNLVTSETLDLLVGLAREANLSEKIESQFKGEKINITENRAVLHTALRNRSDEPVYFEGVDVMPGIRKVLEQMQLFTNDIHSGKLRSYTDKTFTDVVNIGIGGSDLGPKMVCSALKKYASGKINIHFVSNVDATDIEETLRKLKPETTLFVIASKTFTTWETLTNANSAKAWFLNSGASKADIAKHFVALSTNHKACNEFGIPSENMFEFWDWVGGRFSLWSAIGLPIALYIGFDNFQELLTGAYKMDTHFRNKPFEQNIPVLMALLGIWYVNYWGFSSHALIPYDQYLERFSEFLQQLDMESNGKRVSRDGIELDYATGPVIWGTIGTNSQHSFFQLMHQGTATIPADFIAFAQSLNPTAEHHNILMSNFFAQTEAMMMGKNADEVKLELSAANLSESEINKLLPHKLFPGNKPTNTLLIDKLTPESLGMLIAIYEHKVFVQGVIWDVNSYDQWGVELGKQLAKSIYPELDNKIKTQSHDGSTNGLINHYNSIG
- a CDS encoding bifunctional folylpolyglutamate synthase/dihydrofolate synthase, with amino-acid sequence MTTESKDIVSKKRILLERLFAKLRLGIKPGLERTLQLSEFVGSPHKKIKSVHIAGTNGKGSVASVIASVLTESGLKTGLYTSPHLVDFNERIRINGKIISDEEIVNYTEELLDFAESIDCTFFEITTVMAFKYFADNQTDICVIETGMGGRFDSTNILEPLLSIITSIGIDHTEFLGDTKELIAFEKAGIIKAKTPCIIGESAVELAHVFQNAAKKANTELIFAGDIYNFENISYNSNFKTSARAVSAKRSFDIVSVLPGNHQLSNLKSSLTAIDLLMDLGYMIDEMTVRKGIENVYKNTGLTGRIQTIREKPLLLLDVSHNPEAISELLKTINLYSADKQKFTIIFGVMSDKDIRAMLEILKPITQRLFLPKLKIDRAELPENIAKMANEMQFAEIKQFEDVKSAYESISDEDTIITGSFYLAGEMSELML
- a CDS encoding SDR family oxidoreductase, whose amino-acid sequence is MKEILKDKIICISGVTSGIGLAMANEFISCGAKVIGFGSKTADSYQNREDFDKNAMKDGRFELVDCDLNSEQSVRELVQHIISVHGQIDIFVNNAGVGNFKPIFETTIESFDEMMNTNLRGAFLLMRDFGKIMVEQHSGIILNINSVTINEIFTSCGAYTATKAGLKALSDTLRKEIRHSGVKVVDLILGATVSNIWSQSALDKFSQKMISSAAVADAVAANLAILIANPELMIEEIKIKPQLGDL